One genomic window of Haloferax mediterranei ATCC 33500 includes the following:
- a CDS encoding geranylgeranyl reductase family protein, which yields MSTHEYEVVVVGAGTSGCYAAATIARAGYDVAIVERKSAEEAGHIACGDALKGADAFPDVIPKSKIEPAFTNTDVDHGRFEIPQEDTVLDIPVPGELAVVDRWEYGRLIIEGADEAGAEFHYDTVVQDVTQDDDGRVTGIRAKYDDEVVEFDADIVIDGAGSLSLLQDKVDFSDATFDTNVSYQHFSSAYREVVEVPEPVEWSDALVFKPADVAAGYVWYFPRTETEINAGLGFQMTEEPMKLVDDLKKDLRARSEFEGAEVIDKLGAALPTRRPYDSATAPGYMAVGDAAAHVNPTTGGGIAGAAYAGSYAGEQAIIALETGDVSEEILWRYNQRVMDHFGGRYASLDVYNILSTAVDVDDLMGLIASLPGEKLAEALYSGTTSFGPVLLAQTAASSYGHWGQIVNFFKVKRLADDLMAHYGRYPSRPSALEGWQAERDRIMDDIYEVTGATPKY from the coding sequence ATGTCCACACACGAGTACGAGGTGGTGGTCGTCGGCGCAGGAACCTCTGGCTGCTACGCCGCCGCGACTATCGCACGAGCGGGCTACGACGTGGCAATCGTCGAGCGAAAGTCCGCAGAGGAAGCAGGACACATCGCCTGCGGTGACGCCCTGAAGGGTGCAGATGCGTTCCCCGACGTGATTCCGAAGTCGAAAATCGAACCCGCGTTCACGAACACGGATGTCGACCACGGCCGGTTCGAGATTCCACAAGAGGACACTGTTCTCGACATTCCCGTCCCCGGCGAACTTGCAGTCGTCGACCGCTGGGAGTACGGCCGGCTCATCATCGAGGGTGCCGACGAAGCGGGCGCTGAGTTCCACTACGACACCGTCGTACAGGACGTAACACAGGACGACGACGGCCGCGTCACGGGTATCCGGGCGAAGTACGACGACGAAGTCGTCGAGTTCGACGCCGACATCGTCATCGACGGTGCGGGTTCGCTTTCGCTCCTACAGGACAAAGTCGACTTCTCCGACGCGACGTTCGACACGAACGTTTCGTACCAGCACTTCTCGTCTGCCTACCGCGAAGTCGTCGAAGTACCAGAGCCAGTCGAGTGGTCCGACGCGCTCGTGTTCAAACCGGCCGACGTCGCCGCGGGCTACGTCTGGTACTTCCCGCGGACCGAGACCGAAATCAACGCCGGACTCGGCTTCCAGATGACGGAAGAACCGATGAAGCTCGTCGACGACCTGAAAAAGGACCTTCGTGCCCGTTCCGAGTTCGAGGGCGCGGAAGTCATCGACAAACTCGGTGCCGCGCTCCCGACCCGGCGTCCGTACGACTCGGCGACTGCGCCCGGCTATATGGCCGTCGGCGACGCCGCGGCCCACGTCAACCCGACGACCGGCGGCGGCATCGCCGGGGCCGCCTACGCTGGCTCGTACGCTGGCGAACAGGCCATCATCGCACTCGAAACGGGTGACGTGAGCGAGGAAATCCTCTGGCGCTACAACCAGCGCGTCATGGACCACTTCGGCGGGCGCTACGCCAGCCTCGACGTGTACAACATCCTTTCGACGGCCGTCGACGTGGACGACCTGATGGGGCTTATCGCCTCCCTCCCCGGAGAAAAGCTCGCCGAAGCGCTCTACTCCGGAACGACCTCGTTCGGCCCAGTTCTCCTCGCACAGACTGCCGCATCGAGTTACGGCCACTGGGGACAGATTGTGAACTTCTTCAAGGTGAAGCGACTCGCCGACGACCTGATGGCCCACTACGGCCGCTACCCAAGCCGACCGAGCGCACTCGAAGGTTGGCAGGCCGAACGCGACCGTATCATGGACGACATCTACGAGGTCACTGGCGCGACGCCGAAGTACTAA
- a CDS encoding DUF7513 family protein, with protein sequence MSRLDKLLAGWTFRTATPEFEADEVITAFVSERNGSGLSIRVGDSTIRVADGKDAAVEDKVRLKVTSFDTDSHVGTGELVEVLGPEG encoded by the coding sequence ATGAGCCGTCTCGACAAACTCCTCGCGGGCTGGACGTTCCGTACTGCGACGCCCGAGTTCGAAGCCGACGAGGTCATCACTGCCTTCGTTAGCGAACGCAACGGCAGTGGACTCTCGATTCGCGTCGGCGACTCCACTATCCGTGTTGCGGATGGAAAGGACGCCGCAGTCGAAGACAAAGTCCGACTAAAGGTCACGTCGTTCGACACGGACTCGCACGTCGGGACCGGCGAACTCGTCGAAGTGCTCGGCCCTGAGGGCTGA
- a CDS encoding DUF5787 family protein: MSDTADRDPEFAFELRVCRWAERAWHPDGPRPAIIARQLGTRERRWDTVVVEVDPEAFAVRHALSTDGFDSDLLRVVRHAPAEWAWYRDAIPEPDFPWRHVVPVVHRAAGRGLVEKRRGSRNRVEYRRITPYPDWVERIVAIENKPNLDVSAARALADQLEHDVSRALADEVWVATEATGRRVEPALLEDLPVEVGILAVGDGSTEVLWHPSKLTPDSDDARRRLVLAERAYDRGWRSYVDTMRPDCRHFELDRRGMALVPRCVAKDCYQSQRECAHSCPSFEPEPPAWRMKGWPIEGGPGKRVRRILDDRRERVRERVGESAHESR, encoded by the coding sequence GTGAGCGACACCGCCGACCGCGACCCGGAGTTCGCCTTCGAGCTACGGGTTTGTCGCTGGGCAGAACGCGCGTGGCACCCGGACGGCCCGCGCCCCGCAATCATCGCCCGACAACTCGGAACCCGCGAGCGTCGGTGGGATACAGTCGTCGTCGAGGTCGACCCCGAGGCGTTCGCCGTCCGTCACGCCCTCTCGACGGACGGATTCGACTCCGACCTCCTGCGCGTCGTGCGCCACGCCCCCGCCGAGTGGGCGTGGTACCGCGACGCCATCCCCGAACCGGACTTTCCGTGGCGACACGTCGTCCCGGTCGTCCACCGGGCGGCGGGCCGGGGGTTGGTCGAGAAGCGTCGCGGGTCGCGCAACCGCGTCGAGTACCGGCGCATCACCCCGTACCCAGATTGGGTCGAACGAATCGTCGCCATCGAGAACAAGCCGAACCTCGATGTGAGCGCCGCGCGCGCCCTCGCCGACCAGTTGGAACACGACGTGTCGCGGGCGCTTGCCGACGAGGTCTGGGTCGCGACCGAGGCCACCGGCCGTCGGGTCGAACCCGCGCTGTTGGAGGATTTACCGGTCGAAGTCGGTATCCTCGCCGTCGGCGACGGCTCGACGGAGGTGCTGTGGCATCCGAGCAAACTCACGCCGGACTCGGACGACGCCCGGCGGCGACTCGTCCTCGCGGAGCGCGCGTACGACCGCGGCTGGCGAAGCTACGTCGATACGATGCGACCCGACTGTCGGCACTTCGAACTCGACCGCCGCGGCATGGCGCTCGTCCCGCGCTGTGTCGCAAAGGACTGTTACCAGAGCCAACGCGAGTGCGCTCATTCGTGCCCGTCGTTCGAGCCGGAACCGCCAGCGTGGCGGATGAAGGGATGGCCCATCGAAGGTGGGCCGGGGAAAAGGGTGCGACGGATACTGGACGACCGCCGCGAGCGCGTCAGAGAGCGAGTCGGAGAGTCCGCACACGAATCGCGGTAG
- a CDS encoding enoyl-CoA hydratase/isomerase family protein: MSWDTLRLDWDGDVATITIDRPDHMNALNKDTLDALEEALDEAESEEARVLVLTGAGDKAFIAGADISYMKDIGTPAAQKYAEQGHRIASRLEEFPAPTVAAINGYAFGGGMEFALACDLRVASERALLGQTEIDLGIMPGWGGSVRLPALVGDEVARRLIFFGERIDASDAHEYGIVGEVVAHDQLDSHVDDLTSDLASKPRHALSGAKAALNMSHEAPRDAALDYETRVWSGLFGTHDQREGMNAFVEDRDPDFE, from the coding sequence ATGAGCTGGGACACGCTCCGACTCGATTGGGACGGCGACGTAGCGACGATTACCATCGACCGACCGGACCACATGAACGCGCTGAACAAAGATACGCTCGACGCGCTCGAAGAGGCCCTCGACGAGGCCGAATCGGAGGAGGCGCGGGTGCTCGTGCTCACCGGAGCCGGTGACAAGGCCTTCATCGCGGGTGCTGACATCAGCTACATGAAAGATATCGGGACGCCCGCGGCACAGAAGTACGCAGAGCAGGGTCACCGTATCGCCTCGCGACTCGAAGAGTTCCCCGCACCGACTGTCGCAGCCATCAACGGCTACGCCTTCGGCGGCGGCATGGAGTTCGCACTCGCCTGCGACCTTCGAGTCGCCTCCGAGCGCGCGCTCCTCGGACAGACCGAAATCGACCTCGGAATCATGCCGGGTTGGGGTGGAAGCGTCCGTCTGCCCGCACTCGTCGGCGACGAAGTCGCGCGCCGACTCATCTTCTTCGGCGAGCGCATCGACGCGAGCGACGCCCACGAGTACGGAATCGTCGGCGAAGTCGTCGCACACGACCAACTCGACTCGCACGTCGATGACCTCACGTCGGACCTCGCGTCGAAGCCGCGACACGCCCTTTCGGGGGCGAAAGCGGCTCTCAACATGTCCCACGAGGCTCCGCGAGACGCCGCACTCGACTACGAGACTCGGGTTTGGAGCGGTCTGTTCGGTACGCATGACCAGCGCGAGGGGATGAACGCCTTCGTCGAAGATCGCGACCCAGACTTCGAGTAA
- a CDS encoding Na+/H+ antiporter NhaC family protein, whose translation MPEEPDIELSFRGGRLVSALPIALFIAWAIFQSGFLGIGDTTGLVTGMLTGLIVGMLFVRGDWKDYADVIFAGMTRRVAATAVVAWLWAGMFAETIQVGGFVDGLVWAATVLNVGPGLFPAATFLLAALLATGIGTGYGTAIAFTSLVFPAGLLLGANPVLLFGAILSGAVFGDNLAPVSDTTIVSAVTQDADIGGVVASRVKYAVVAAAFAIVAYLIAGFGIPGLWSGMPHANVTGQVSASVSPWGLVHLLDIAVVIVLAIRGRHIIEAVSWGLIAAALFNIMLGAAGLVDVSAGSMILFSAPQNGFTQMVDTLPIIGAVVETVPGAQAGVGGSIYSGAVGFFPLIVLTLLLVAGAEVMRAGGGFDAIQELIIDTIATTVRRAETTMVLGTALVNATVTINTAAEIAIAPYVATLGKRFNINGYRRANILDANTSALGYIFPWGGGLLAGFGAMQGLVGGEATPWFTQEMLVNPASVFPYVFHGWFLVSVFLVAAWTGYGREYVSDRTSEEVSRV comes from the coding sequence ATGCCAGAAGAACCGGACATCGAGCTCAGTTTCCGTGGTGGGCGCCTCGTCAGCGCGCTCCCCATCGCTCTGTTCATCGCATGGGCGATATTCCAAAGTGGCTTCCTCGGTATCGGCGATACGACCGGACTCGTCACGGGGATGCTGACAGGACTCATCGTGGGAATGCTGTTTGTTCGGGGAGACTGGAAGGATTATGCGGATGTCATCTTCGCCGGCATGACCCGTCGGGTCGCGGCGACCGCTGTGGTCGCGTGGCTTTGGGCGGGCATGTTCGCCGAGACCATTCAGGTCGGCGGCTTCGTCGATGGTCTCGTCTGGGCTGCAACGGTACTGAACGTCGGTCCCGGGTTGTTCCCGGCGGCGACGTTCCTGCTCGCAGCACTCCTGGCGACGGGTATTGGTACCGGCTACGGCACCGCAATTGCCTTCACGAGCCTCGTCTTCCCGGCGGGCCTGCTCCTCGGCGCAAACCCAGTACTGCTGTTCGGTGCGATTCTCTCCGGAGCCGTCTTCGGAGACAATCTCGCACCCGTCAGTGACACGACTATCGTCTCCGCGGTGACCCAAGACGCCGACATCGGCGGCGTCGTCGCGTCCCGTGTGAAATACGCCGTCGTCGCGGCGGCGTTCGCAATCGTAGCGTATCTCATCGCAGGGTTCGGTATTCCCGGACTCTGGAGCGGGATGCCACACGCGAACGTAACCGGGCAGGTTTCCGCGTCCGTCTCGCCGTGGGGTCTCGTCCACCTGCTCGACATCGCGGTGGTTATCGTTCTCGCCATCCGCGGTCGGCACATCATCGAGGCCGTCTCGTGGGGCCTCATCGCTGCTGCACTGTTCAACATCATGCTCGGCGCAGCCGGACTCGTTGACGTATCCGCTGGCAGCATGATTCTGTTCAGCGCGCCGCAAAACGGGTTCACGCAGATGGTCGATACCCTGCCAATCATCGGTGCAGTGGTCGAAACTGTCCCCGGTGCACAAGCCGGCGTCGGCGGGAGCATCTACTCCGGCGCGGTCGGGTTCTTCCCGCTTATCGTGCTGACGCTGCTCCTCGTCGCAGGTGCTGAGGTCATGCGCGCCGGTGGCGGGTTCGACGCGATTCAGGAACTCATCATCGACACCATCGCGACGACGGTCCGCCGCGCCGAGACCACGATGGTCCTCGGAACGGCGCTCGTAAACGCGACGGTCACCATCAACACGGCAGCGGAGATTGCCATCGCGCCCTACGTCGCCACGCTCGGCAAGCGCTTCAACATCAACGGCTACCGCCGTGCCAACATCCTCGACGCCAACACCTCGGCGCTCGGGTACATCTTCCCGTGGGGTGGCGGACTCCTCGCCGGGTTCGGGGCCATGCAGGGTCTCGTCGGTGGCGAGGCGACGCCGTGGTTCACCCAGGAGATGCTCGTGAACCCCGCGTCTGTCTTCCCCTACGTGTTCCACGGCTGGTTCCTCGTCAGTGTGTTCCTCGTCGCTGCGTGGACCGGCTACGGCCGCGAATACGTTTCTGACCGTACCAGTGAGGAGGTGAGTCGCGTATGA
- a CDS encoding bis(5'-nucleosyl)-tetraphosphatase produces the protein MAVEAVSAGAILFRDTRGRREYLLLKSRPGDWEFPKGGVEGDEELQQTAIREVKEEAGISDFRLIDGFREDYDYVFEANGTTIHKTVHLFIARSFEASAELSTEHRDLQWRDYEQAINTITQDGPREIFEQAHQFLDEVAETNEGEHKYLK, from the coding sequence ATGGCAGTCGAAGCGGTCAGTGCTGGAGCCATTCTCTTCCGCGACACCCGCGGCCGGAGGGAGTATCTACTCCTGAAGAGCCGTCCCGGGGACTGGGAGTTCCCGAAAGGCGGGGTCGAAGGGGACGAGGAGCTTCAGCAAACGGCAATCAGAGAAGTCAAAGAGGAGGCCGGAATCTCCGATTTCCGCCTCATCGATGGCTTCCGCGAAGACTACGACTACGTCTTCGAGGCGAATGGCACGACAATTCACAAGACGGTTCACCTGTTTATCGCTCGCTCGTTCGAGGCATCCGCAGAGCTTTCGACCGAGCATCGCGACCTCCAGTGGCGCGACTACGAGCAGGCAATCAACACCATCACGCAGGACGGTCCGCGTGAGATTTTCGAGCAGGCACACCAGTTCCTCGACGAAGTCGCCGAGACGAACGAAGGGGAACACAAGTACTTGAAGTAG
- a CDS encoding class I SAM-dependent methyltransferase, whose product MERFQNTSLPDWDWWGKLWPTPGETLRRLGLSAGDRLVEIGSGNGYFALPAARIVEPAPVYAVDLDASLLVELDHLADQQEIDNVVTRHGDARSLSEHVPEPVDVALIANAFHGIEDHDAFVREIASVLAEGGRLVVVNWRDLPRETTTIDGEPRGPPTDLRLTLEETKAIVEGAIDGTVNQQFDIPPYHYGLVFER is encoded by the coding sequence ATGGAACGGTTTCAGAACACGAGCCTCCCGGACTGGGACTGGTGGGGGAAACTCTGGCCGACACCTGGTGAAACGCTTCGCCGACTCGGACTCTCCGCGGGTGACCGCCTCGTCGAAATCGGAAGCGGGAACGGGTATTTCGCGCTGCCCGCGGCGCGCATCGTCGAACCCGCTCCGGTGTACGCGGTCGACCTCGATGCGTCACTTCTCGTGGAACTCGACCATCTCGCCGACCAGCAGGAAATCGACAACGTCGTCACGAGACACGGCGACGCCCGGTCGCTCTCCGAGCACGTCCCCGAACCGGTCGATGTCGCACTGATTGCCAACGCGTTCCACGGAATCGAAGACCACGACGCGTTCGTGAGAGAAATCGCCTCCGTCCTCGCGGAAGGCGGGCGACTGGTCGTCGTCAACTGGCGAGACCTGCCCCGGGAGACGACCACAATCGACGGCGAACCCCGCGGCCCGCCGACCGACCTGCGACTCACCCTCGAGGAGACAAAAGCGATAGTCGAAGGCGCAATCGACGGTACGGTGAACCAGCAGTTCGATATCCCACCGTACCACTACGGGCTGGTCTTCGAACGGTAG
- a CDS encoding sensor histidine kinase, with amino-acid sequence MGPLRGKSTEDTDFRPSLAVIGVVAGVAGIQVALFSTAPGISLVRFVVELLLVPVPLLGSFALAGLRDAQAVWRPLYAGTLLVGIYAVTDALDEVVVQPDIFALVFEDGMLLVGSLALVLGAVRWTARRDAREEDLRRRNERLDQFAQVVTHDLRNPLNVAQMRLELAREGHGNEHLSTVADAHDRMEALIQDVLQLARSGETVGETEPIGLASVAASAVANTSLNAASLTVEADAELQADPGRLTAVFENLFRNSVEHADSGVHVRVGPLEDGFFVEDDGPGIPPEEHDRIFESGYTTDPEGTGLGLAIVSGVADAHGWSVRATTGESGGARFEFRDVVFADEVSTSASRQ; translated from the coding sequence ATGGGGCCGTTACGAGGTAAATCGACCGAAGACACCGACTTTCGGCCGAGCCTGGCCGTTATCGGGGTCGTTGCCGGGGTTGCCGGCATTCAGGTCGCCCTCTTTTCTACCGCCCCGGGCATCTCGTTGGTGCGGTTCGTCGTCGAACTCCTCTTGGTCCCGGTTCCACTCCTCGGCTCGTTCGCCCTCGCCGGGCTTCGTGATGCACAGGCCGTCTGGCGGCCGCTCTACGCCGGGACGCTACTCGTCGGCATCTATGCTGTGACCGACGCACTCGACGAGGTTGTCGTCCAGCCAGACATCTTTGCCCTCGTCTTCGAAGACGGCATGCTGTTGGTTGGGTCGCTCGCGCTCGTGCTCGGAGCCGTCAGATGGACGGCCCGTCGGGACGCCCGCGAAGAAGACCTACGCCGACGAAACGAACGACTCGACCAGTTCGCGCAGGTCGTGACCCACGACCTACGGAATCCGCTGAACGTCGCGCAGATGCGCCTCGAACTGGCTCGCGAGGGCCACGGTAACGAACACCTTTCGACAGTCGCCGACGCGCACGACCGGATGGAGGCGCTTATTCAGGACGTGTTGCAGCTCGCACGAAGCGGCGAGACCGTCGGTGAGACCGAACCGATTGGTCTCGCGAGCGTCGCAGCGAGCGCGGTTGCGAACACGAGCCTCAACGCCGCTAGCCTGACCGTCGAAGCCGACGCCGAGTTGCAAGCGGACCCCGGACGACTCACTGCAGTGTTCGAGAACCTCTTCCGTAACTCGGTCGAGCACGCAGACTCTGGTGTTCACGTTCGTGTCGGCCCCCTCGAAGACGGCTTTTTCGTCGAAGACGACGGTCCGGGCATTCCACCGGAAGAACACGACCGAATTTTCGAGTCCGGCTACACGACCGACCCGGAAGGAACCGGGCTCGGCCTCGCTATCGTCTCTGGCGTCGCTGACGCGCACGGCTGGTCGGTTCGTGCGACGACAGGAGAATCCGGGGGTGCCCGATTCGAGTTCCGAGACGTAGTGTTCGCAGATGAGGTTAGTACTTCGGCGTCGCGCCAGTGA
- a CDS encoding DUF5797 family protein yields MTLSDEAKERLADIVRLQPTKNKALQNRWDLESGSEVHQYLESELKDYYYRDDNSLIRATAEAAELVGVDPGVEGDGEEESVPSVIRVPALEARVFEVVAGPDDRSESVVSVLNKLREEFDIDPDVDDVRRALQSLRRKGVIEVIYRTVPTFHLAVERDEVDVEVV; encoded by the coding sequence ATGACGCTCTCCGACGAGGCGAAAGAACGACTCGCCGACATCGTCCGCCTCCAACCCACGAAGAACAAAGCGCTACAGAACCGATGGGACCTCGAAAGCGGAAGCGAGGTCCACCAATACCTCGAATCAGAGCTGAAAGACTACTACTACCGCGACGACAACAGCCTCATCCGCGCGACGGCCGAAGCGGCGGAACTCGTCGGCGTCGACCCCGGTGTCGAGGGGGACGGGGAGGAAGAATCAGTTCCGAGCGTCATTCGCGTTCCGGCACTCGAAGCCCGCGTGTTCGAAGTCGTCGCCGGACCCGACGACCGCTCCGAGAGCGTCGTCAGCGTCCTCAACAAACTCCGTGAGGAGTTCGACATCGACCCCGACGTGGACGACGTTCGTCGTGCGCTCCAGAGCCTCCGTCGGAAGGGTGTTATCGAAGTCATCTACCGAACCGTCCCGACGTTCCACCTCGCAGTCGAACGCGACGAAGTTGACGTAGAGGTCGTCTAG
- a CDS encoding ABC transporter permease, translated as MSTSTIDQLRDAELSYRTTLVGGAVGAFLLIALLGLLFPSSIWASLLGIITSRSTLSSALRLSVPITFAALGGIFAEKSGVINIGLEGLLIISAFTAVITTAVIGPGTVIFTVPVVGVSLTAIWIGFFAGILVSVLFSAIFAVVCIRYKADQIIAGLAVWLIALGLAPFVSTVYYGGVNTENLGTSLGTWAIPVLSEIPFFGALFSAGPAVYMMLVAVPASWFILNRTAFGRHIRASGENPKALDTVGVDVSRVRYAGALLSGFLSGIGGSALSLGLGQFIGTNQTMVNGKGFIAIVAYLFGNYNPLGAFGASFLFAGLDAVQIRLQQVQGYTLPDSLIQTIPYITVIVILAFVGRTYIPSAAGEHYDSGEDNR; from the coding sequence ATGAGTACGTCCACAATCGACCAACTCCGCGACGCGGAACTGTCCTACAGAACGACGCTCGTCGGCGGTGCAGTGGGTGCCTTCTTGCTCATCGCCCTGCTCGGACTGCTCTTCCCGAGCAGTATCTGGGCGAGCCTCCTCGGCATCATCACGAGTCGCAGTACCCTCTCGTCGGCGCTTCGACTCTCGGTTCCAATCACGTTTGCCGCGCTCGGCGGCATCTTCGCCGAGAAATCCGGCGTCATCAACATCGGTCTGGAAGGGCTGCTCATCATCTCGGCGTTTACAGCGGTTATCACGACGGCTGTCATCGGTCCGGGGACCGTCATCTTCACCGTCCCCGTCGTCGGCGTCAGCCTCACCGCCATCTGGATTGGCTTCTTCGCGGGCATTCTCGTGTCGGTGCTGTTCTCCGCGATTTTCGCCGTGGTCTGCATCCGCTACAAGGCGGACCAAATCATCGCCGGTCTCGCCGTCTGGCTCATCGCGCTCGGACTCGCGCCGTTCGTTTCGACCGTCTACTACGGCGGCGTCAACACCGAAAACCTCGGCACGTCGCTCGGAACGTGGGCCATTCCCGTGCTCTCCGAAATCCCGTTCTTCGGCGCGCTCTTCAGCGCCGGACCAGCGGTGTACATGATGCTCGTCGCGGTTCCCGCGTCGTGGTTCATCCTGAATCGGACGGCGTTCGGCCGCCACATCCGCGCGTCCGGTGAGAACCCGAAGGCGCTCGATACCGTCGGTGTCGACGTGAGTCGCGTCCGCTACGCGGGTGCGCTCCTCTCCGGGTTCCTCTCCGGTATCGGCGGCTCGGCGCTGTCGCTCGGTCTCGGCCAGTTCATCGGCACCAACCAGACGATGGTCAACGGCAAGGGGTTCATCGCCATCGTCGCGTACCTCTTCGGGAACTACAACCCGCTCGGCGCGTTCGGCGCGTCGTTCCTCTTTGCGGGGCTGGACGCCGTCCAGATTCGTCTCCAGCAGGTACAGGGGTACACGCTCCCCGACTCGCTCATCCAGACGATTCCGTATATCACGGTCATCGTCATCCTCGCATTCGTCGGCCGCACGTATATCCCGTCCGCGGCAGGCGAGCACTACGACAGCGGTGAAGACAACCGATAG
- a CDS encoding amidohydrolase, giving the protein MSQQATIADLVSFRRDLHRHPEPAWREFYTTARIVDELETRDLDALYVGPEILDDDERMAVPDDDELGKWFERARDAGARADILERLAGGYTGAVAVLERGEGPTVGLRVDIDALPITESDDSDHLPAAEGFRSENEGFMHACGHDAHATVGLGVLDAVSDSDFQGTFKVFFQPSEELVAGGKAVAEGGHLDDVDYLLALHVGLDHPTGEVVCGVDGFLAVSHFRAEFTGAPAHAGAKPEAGHNTNLAAAAAIQNLYGISRHSDGATRVNVGLMGGGTATNIIAEESFIEGEVRGETTELMEYMEDRAHTVIESAAEMHDCDVDIAVEGKAPSARSDDALATIVGRVSEGVDGVESILESDELGGSEDATYLMQHVQDQGGLAAYVGVGTDHPGGHHTRTFDVDEETIRIAVDVLSESIGRIAADQP; this is encoded by the coding sequence ATGAGTCAACAGGCGACGATAGCGGACCTCGTATCGTTCCGGCGGGACCTCCACCGCCACCCCGAACCCGCCTGGCGCGAGTTCTACACCACCGCGCGCATCGTGGACGAACTGGAAACACGCGACCTCGATGCGCTCTACGTCGGCCCCGAGATACTCGATGACGACGAGCGGATGGCCGTCCCCGACGATGACGAACTCGGGAAATGGTTCGAGCGGGCACGCGATGCAGGTGCGCGGGCGGATATCCTCGAACGTCTCGCTGGCGGCTACACGGGTGCTGTCGCCGTTCTCGAGCGCGGCGAAGGACCAACTGTCGGCCTCCGCGTGGACATCGACGCCCTCCCAATCACCGAATCCGACGACAGTGACCACCTCCCCGCGGCGGAGGGCTTCCGCTCGGAGAACGAGGGCTTCATGCACGCCTGCGGCCACGACGCCCACGCAACCGTCGGTCTCGGCGTCCTCGACGCCGTTTCCGACTCCGACTTTCAGGGAACATTCAAGGTCTTCTTCCAACCGAGTGAGGAACTCGTCGCCGGCGGAAAAGCCGTCGCAGAGGGCGGCCACCTCGACGATGTGGATTACCTACTCGCGCTTCACGTCGGTCTCGACCACCCGACGGGTGAGGTCGTCTGCGGCGTCGACGGGTTCCTCGCCGTCTCGCACTTCCGCGCGGAGTTCACCGGTGCGCCGGCCCACGCGGGGGCGAAACCTGAAGCGGGCCACAACACGAACCTCGCGGCCGCCGCGGCCATCCAGAATCTCTACGGAATTTCTCGGCACTCCGACGGCGCGACTCGGGTTAACGTCGGGTTAATGGGCGGCGGCACCGCCACGAACATCATCGCCGAAGAGTCGTTCATCGAAGGCGAGGTCCGCGGCGAGACGACTGAACTCATGGAGTACATGGAAGACCGGGCCCACACCGTCATCGAGTCGGCCGCCGAGATGCACGATTGCGACGTCGACATTGCGGTCGAGGGGAAGGCACCGAGCGCCCGGAGCGACGACGCGCTCGCGACCATCGTCGGGCGCGTGAGCGAGGGTGTCGACGGCGTCGAGTCAATCCTCGAAAGCGACGAACTCGGCGGAAGTGAGGACGCGACTTACCTCATGCAACACGTCCAAGACCAAGGCGGCCTCGCCGCCTACGTCGGCGTCGGCACCGACCACCCCGGCGGACACCACACCCGGACGTTTGATGTCGACGAAGAAACAATTCGTATCGCCGTCGACGTGCTCTCGGAGAGTATCGGCCGTATCGCCGCTGACCAGCCCTGA
- a CDS encoding uS10/mL48 family ribosomal protein → MTFVTKLTFQSGDKAVLDRLVGDLKEFVERKGAECRGPHADQPKQVSVPQYRTLQPGNQFSSWSYPVFTRRLEIHGADHIAREVGHKEFPDSVHVEIEVEQKKPLGHRR, encoded by the coding sequence ATGACCTTCGTCACGAAACTTACCTTCCAAAGTGGGGATAAGGCGGTCCTCGACAGGCTCGTCGGGGACCTCAAGGAGTTCGTCGAACGAAAAGGAGCCGAATGCCGCGGCCCGCACGCCGACCAGCCGAAACAAGTGAGCGTCCCGCAGTATCGGACGCTCCAACCCGGCAATCAGTTCTCATCGTGGTCGTACCCCGTCTTCACGCGCCGACTCGAAATCCACGGGGCCGACCATATCGCTCGCGAAGTCGGCCACAAAGAGTTCCCCGACAGCGTCCACGTCGAAATCGAAGTCGAACAGAAGAAACCGCTCGGTCACCGTCGCTAA